A region of Hippoglossus stenolepis isolate QCI-W04-F060 chromosome 7, HSTE1.2, whole genome shotgun sequence DNA encodes the following proteins:
- the noa1 gene encoding nitric oxide-associated protein 1 isoform X4, with translation MSVSQLCQVCVRRPLWTCLTRRVSGPSGPGSVRGLIRQWSSRDRGRVRSCTVDPNLEEQFVFVDYTDLEDDPHQEKKLLDQLSFTAPPLPVPPQKYLRSLERQLQGLRGGAPQETNPNSLIQFQDIDFPLDENLVAAKTKRKKAAAAAAGKGEQKIFGSPDVDEPVSDTCCSGCGAVLHCTAVQAPGYLPSEKYKALLQEGGLRSAICQRCHLLTYHHKALHLEVSKDQYRAVVQQIRPLQVLVLLIVDLLDLPDSIIPDLPELVGTNKHVVVLGNKIDLLPRDSPGYLRRIKGQLAQYCQVAGLGGQVTDIHLVSAKTGYGIETLISSLQRSWKYKGDVYLVGSANAGKSTLFNTLLESDYCKSKASEVIHKATISPWPGTTLNLLKFPIINPTPYRMFRRQKRLNKASQLTEDELSHVEQTRMRRFSRQGYVVGRVGRTFRAEVGSGPGEIQFDPDSLAFGENEDGERTTGTIRTPEELSYNELKDAHWLYDTPGIMKDDDILSLLTEQEVRSVVPTSAIVPRTFVLKPGMSLFVGGVARIDFLQGQKSCWFSVVASSRLPVHVTSLDKADSLYAKHAGHVLLGVPAGGADEGV, from the exons ATGAGCGTATCTCAgctgtgtcaggtgtgtgtccGCCGGCCGCTGTGGACGTGTTTGACCCGCCGGGTCTCCGGACCCTCCGGACCCGGGTCAGTCCGAGGTCTGATCCggcagtggagcagcagagacCGTGGAAGAGTCCGGAGCTGCACCGTGGACCCGAACCTGGAGGAGCAGTTCGTGTTTGTGGACTACACAG ATCTAGAGGACGACCCACATCAGGAGAAGAAGCTGCTCGACCAACTGAGCTTCACAGCCCCCCCCCTTCCTGTCCCCCCTCAGAAATACCTGAGGTCTCTGGAACGTCAGCTGCAGGGGTTGAGGGGCGGGGCCCCGCAGGAGACGAACCCTAACTCTCTGATCCAGTTCCAGGACATTGACTTCCCACTGGATGAAAACCTGGTGGCTGCAAAGACCAAGAGGAAgaaggcggcggcggcggcggcaggtAAAGGTGAGCAAAAGATCTTCGGGTCTCCGGATGTGGATGAGCCGGTCAGTGACACCTGCTGCTCAGGCTGCGGAGCCGTGCTGCACTGCACCGCCGTCCAGGCCCCCGGGTACTTGCCCAGTGAGAAGTACAAggccctgctgcaggaggggGGTCTGCGTAGCGCCATCTGTCAGCGTTGCCACCTGCTCACCTACCACCACAAGGCGCTGCACCTGGAAGTGTCCAAAGACCAGTACCGGGCGGTGGTGCAGCAGATCCGACCCCTTCAGGTCCTGGTGCTGCTCATTGTTGACCTGCTCGACCTCCCCGACTCCATCATCCCCGACCTGCCTGAGCTGGTTGGTACCAACAAACATGTGGTTGTCCTCGGCAACAAGATCGACCTGCTACCCAGGGACTCGCCCGGCTACCTGCGACGAATCAAGGGTCAGCTCGCCCAGTACTGTCAGGTGGCCGGCTTAGGGGGCCAGGTCACCGACATCCACCTCGTCAGTGCCAAGACCGGGTACGGCATCGAGACGCTGATATCCAGCCTGCAGAGGTCCTGGAAGTACAAAGGTGACGTGTATCTGGTTGGGAGCGCCAACGCAGGAAAGTCGACCTTGTTCAACACGCTGCTGGAGTCCGACTACTGCAAGTCCAAGGCCTCCGAGGTCATCCACAAGGCCACCATATCGCCCTGGCCCG GGACGACTCTGAACCTGCTGAAGTTTCCCATCATCAACCCGACACCGTACAGAATGTTCAGGCGACAGAAACGACTGAACAAGGCGTCGCAACTGACGGAGGACGAGCTGTCGCATGTCGAGCAGACGAGAATGAGACGGTTCAGCAGGCAAGGCTACGTAGTGG GTCGTGTTGGCAGAACATTCCGTGCCGAGGTCGGATCCGGACCAGGTGAGATCCAGTTTGATCCTGACAGTTTGGCGTTTGGAGAAAATGAAGACGGAGAACGGACGACAG gTACCATCAGGACGCCCGAGGAGTTGAGCTATAACGAGCTGAAGGACGCTCACTGGTTGTACGACACGCCGGGGATCATGAAGGACGACGAC ATCCTCAGCCTGTTGACCGAACAAGAAGTGAGGTCAGTGGTTCCCACGTCGGCCATCGTCCCACGGACGTTTGTTCTGAAGCCTGGTATGAGTCTGTTTGTGGGGGGCGTGGCCAGGATCGACTTCCTGCAG ggTCAGAAGTCCTGCTGGTTTTCAGTCGTGGCATCCAGTCGTCTCCCGGTTCATGTCACCAGTCTGGACAAAGCAGACAGCCTTTACGCAAAACATGCAGGACATGTCCTGCTGGGG GTGCCCGCGGGCGGGGCGGATGAAGGAGTTTaa
- the nipsnap3a gene encoding protein NipSnap homolog 3A, with amino-acid sequence MMSIRKVSLRSAATLVSPAAAQLRVRLSTGPQQQHKTFYEFRTYCIRPEQNAAFLKLTNEKVHLRTAHSELIGYWSVEYGGLNQVFHIWKYDSYAQRTAVRAALAHDPSWISEYISKAIPMLTSQDNEVTYHVPWSHLQRAPQEGGVYELVSYHMRPGGPAVWADAFQAAVTSHDAPGYGKLLGAFHSEFGKLNRVHTLQWFESADHRAEVRHRSHTDSRLVAAVRDSVVHLDSQKNKLMFPCPFSPMK; translated from the exons ATGATGTCGATCAGGAAAGTTTCACTGAGATCAGCTGCGACTCTGgtttcacctgctgctgctcag cttcGTGTGCGTCTCTCCACTGGTCcccagcagcaacacaaaacTTTTTACGAGTTCCGCACCTACTGCATCCGTCCAGAGCAGAACGCCGCCTTCCTTAAACTAACCAATGAGAAGGTCCACCTGCGCACCGCCCACTCCGAACTGATTGGCTACTGGAGTGTTGAGTATGGTGGCTTGAACCAGGTTTTCCATATATGGAAGTATG ACAGTTACGCTCAGCGGACGGCGGTTCGGGCGGCGCTCGCTCACGACCCCTCATGGATCTCAGAGTACATCTCCAAAGCGATACCAATGTTGACGTCTCAGGACAACGAGGTCACCTACCACGTTCCCTGGAGCCACCTGCAGAGGGCGCCACAGGAGGGGG gtgtgtaCGAGCTGGTTTCTTACCACATGCGTCCTGGTGGTCCAGCGGTTTGGGCCGATGCCTTCCAGGCTGCTGTaacttcccatgatgcaccaggATACGGCAAGCTGCTGGGAGCTTTCCACAGCGAATTTGGAAAACTGAACAGAG TTCACACCCTTCAGTGGTTTGAGAGCGCCGACCATCGAGCTGAGGTTCGACACCGATctcacactgactccagatTAGTCGCTGCAG tcAGAGACAGTGTCGTCCATCTCGACTCTCAGAAGAACAAACTCATGTTTCCGTGTCCCTTTTCTCCGATGAAGTAA
- the noa1 gene encoding nitric oxide-associated protein 1 isoform X3 encodes MSVSQLCQVCVRRPLWTCLTRRVSGPSGPGSVRGLIRQWSSRDRGRVRSCTVDPNLEEQFVFVDYTDLEDDPHQEKKLLDQLSFTAPPLPVPPQKYLRSLERQLQGLRGGAPQETNPNSLIQFQDIDFPLDENLVAAKTKRKKAAAAAAGKGEQKIFGSPDVDEPVSDTCCSGCGAVLHCTAVQAPGYLPSEKYKALLQEGGLRSAICQRCHLLTYHHKALHLEVSKDQYRAVVQQIRPLQVLVLLIVDLLDLPDSIIPDLPELVGTNKHVVVLGNKIDLLPRDSPGYLRRIKGQLAQYCQVAGLGGQVTDIHLVSAKTGYGIETLISSLQRSWKYKGDVYLVGSANAGKSTLFNTLLESDYCKSKASEVIHKATISPWPGTTLNLLKFPIINPTPYRMFRRQKRLNKASQLTEDELSHVEQTRMRRFSRQGYVVGRVGRTFRAEVGSGPGEIQFDPDSLAFGENEDGERTTGTIRTPEELSYNELKDAHWLYDTPGIMKDDDILSLLTEQEVRSVVPTSAIVPRTFVLKPGMSLFVGGVARIDFLQGQKSCWFSVVASSRLPVHVTSLDKADSLYAKHAGHVLLGVPAGGAERMKEFPTLVPQEFRLEGRGYLEAAADVKLSSAVVRTYP; translated from the exons ATGAGCGTATCTCAgctgtgtcaggtgtgtgtccGCCGGCCGCTGTGGACGTGTTTGACCCGCCGGGTCTCCGGACCCTCCGGACCCGGGTCAGTCCGAGGTCTGATCCggcagtggagcagcagagacCGTGGAAGAGTCCGGAGCTGCACCGTGGACCCGAACCTGGAGGAGCAGTTCGTGTTTGTGGACTACACAG ATCTAGAGGACGACCCACATCAGGAGAAGAAGCTGCTCGACCAACTGAGCTTCACAGCCCCCCCCCTTCCTGTCCCCCCTCAGAAATACCTGAGGTCTCTGGAACGTCAGCTGCAGGGGTTGAGGGGCGGGGCCCCGCAGGAGACGAACCCTAACTCTCTGATCCAGTTCCAGGACATTGACTTCCCACTGGATGAAAACCTGGTGGCTGCAAAGACCAAGAGGAAgaaggcggcggcggcggcggcaggtAAAGGTGAGCAAAAGATCTTCGGGTCTCCGGATGTGGATGAGCCGGTCAGTGACACCTGCTGCTCAGGCTGCGGAGCCGTGCTGCACTGCACCGCCGTCCAGGCCCCCGGGTACTTGCCCAGTGAGAAGTACAAggccctgctgcaggaggggGGTCTGCGTAGCGCCATCTGTCAGCGTTGCCACCTGCTCACCTACCACCACAAGGCGCTGCACCTGGAAGTGTCCAAAGACCAGTACCGGGCGGTGGTGCAGCAGATCCGACCCCTTCAGGTCCTGGTGCTGCTCATTGTTGACCTGCTCGACCTCCCCGACTCCATCATCCCCGACCTGCCTGAGCTGGTTGGTACCAACAAACATGTGGTTGTCCTCGGCAACAAGATCGACCTGCTACCCAGGGACTCGCCCGGCTACCTGCGACGAATCAAGGGTCAGCTCGCCCAGTACTGTCAGGTGGCCGGCTTAGGGGGCCAGGTCACCGACATCCACCTCGTCAGTGCCAAGACCGGGTACGGCATCGAGACGCTGATATCCAGCCTGCAGAGGTCCTGGAAGTACAAAGGTGACGTGTATCTGGTTGGGAGCGCCAACGCAGGAAAGTCGACCTTGTTCAACACGCTGCTGGAGTCCGACTACTGCAAGTCCAAGGCCTCCGAGGTCATCCACAAGGCCACCATATCGCCCTGGCCCG GGACGACTCTGAACCTGCTGAAGTTTCCCATCATCAACCCGACACCGTACAGAATGTTCAGGCGACAGAAACGACTGAACAAGGCGTCGCAACTGACGGAGGACGAGCTGTCGCATGTCGAGCAGACGAGAATGAGACGGTTCAGCAGGCAAGGCTACGTAGTGG GTCGTGTTGGCAGAACATTCCGTGCCGAGGTCGGATCCGGACCAGGTGAGATCCAGTTTGATCCTGACAGTTTGGCGTTTGGAGAAAATGAAGACGGAGAACGGACGACAG gTACCATCAGGACGCCCGAGGAGTTGAGCTATAACGAGCTGAAGGACGCTCACTGGTTGTACGACACGCCGGGGATCATGAAGGACGACGAC ATCCTCAGCCTGTTGACCGAACAAGAAGTGAGGTCAGTGGTTCCCACGTCGGCCATCGTCCCACGGACGTTTGTTCTGAAGCCTGGTATGAGTCTGTTTGTGGGGGGCGTGGCCAGGATCGACTTCCTGCAG ggTCAGAAGTCCTGCTGGTTTTCAGTCGTGGCATCCAGTCGTCTCCCGGTTCATGTCACCAGTCTGGACAAAGCAGACAGCCTTTACGCAAAACATGCAGGACATGTCCTGCTGGGG GTGCCCGCGGGCGGGGCGGAGCGGATGAAGGAGTTCCCCACGTTAGTGCCTCAGGAGTTCAGGTTGGAGGGTCGAGGTTACCTGGAGGCGGCTGCTGACGTCAAACTGTCATCTGCAG TTGTAAGAACCTATCCCTGA
- the noa1 gene encoding nitric oxide-associated protein 1 isoform X1, with the protein MSVSQLCQVCVRRPLWTCLTRRVSGPSGPGSVRGLIRQWSSRDRGRVRSCTVDPNLEEQFVFVDYTDLEDDPHQEKKLLDQLSFTAPPLPVPPQKYLRSLERQLQGLRGGAPQETNPNSLIQFQDIDFPLDENLVAAKTKRKKAAAAAAGKGEQKIFGSPDVDEPVSDTCCSGCGAVLHCTAVQAPGYLPSEKYKALLQEGGLRSAICQRCHLLTYHHKALHLEVSKDQYRAVVQQIRPLQVLVLLIVDLLDLPDSIIPDLPELVGTNKHVVVLGNKIDLLPRDSPGYLRRIKGQLAQYCQVAGLGGQVTDIHLVSAKTGYGIETLISSLQRSWKYKGDVYLVGSANAGKSTLFNTLLESDYCKSKASEVIHKATISPWPGTTLNLLKFPIINPTPYRMFRRQKRLNKASQLTEDELSHVEQTRMRRFSRQGYVVGRVGRTFRAEVGSGPGEIQFDPDSLAFGENEDGERTTGTIRTPEELSYNELKDAHWLYDTPGIMKDDDILSLLTEQEVRSVVPTSAIVPRTFVLKPGMSLFVGGVARIDFLQGQKSCWFSVVASSRLPVHVTSLDKADSLYAKHAGHVLLGVPAGGAERMKEFPTLVPQEFRLEGRGYLEAAADVKLSSAGWVAVTAVEGDQVILRVLSPLTAGFSLRTPPMLPHIVSLKGERIRKSAAYKLMKPPGLMDDGVSARGAKRQPVKRK; encoded by the exons ATGAGCGTATCTCAgctgtgtcaggtgtgtgtccGCCGGCCGCTGTGGACGTGTTTGACCCGCCGGGTCTCCGGACCCTCCGGACCCGGGTCAGTCCGAGGTCTGATCCggcagtggagcagcagagacCGTGGAAGAGTCCGGAGCTGCACCGTGGACCCGAACCTGGAGGAGCAGTTCGTGTTTGTGGACTACACAG ATCTAGAGGACGACCCACATCAGGAGAAGAAGCTGCTCGACCAACTGAGCTTCACAGCCCCCCCCCTTCCTGTCCCCCCTCAGAAATACCTGAGGTCTCTGGAACGTCAGCTGCAGGGGTTGAGGGGCGGGGCCCCGCAGGAGACGAACCCTAACTCTCTGATCCAGTTCCAGGACATTGACTTCCCACTGGATGAAAACCTGGTGGCTGCAAAGACCAAGAGGAAgaaggcggcggcggcggcggcaggtAAAGGTGAGCAAAAGATCTTCGGGTCTCCGGATGTGGATGAGCCGGTCAGTGACACCTGCTGCTCAGGCTGCGGAGCCGTGCTGCACTGCACCGCCGTCCAGGCCCCCGGGTACTTGCCCAGTGAGAAGTACAAggccctgctgcaggaggggGGTCTGCGTAGCGCCATCTGTCAGCGTTGCCACCTGCTCACCTACCACCACAAGGCGCTGCACCTGGAAGTGTCCAAAGACCAGTACCGGGCGGTGGTGCAGCAGATCCGACCCCTTCAGGTCCTGGTGCTGCTCATTGTTGACCTGCTCGACCTCCCCGACTCCATCATCCCCGACCTGCCTGAGCTGGTTGGTACCAACAAACATGTGGTTGTCCTCGGCAACAAGATCGACCTGCTACCCAGGGACTCGCCCGGCTACCTGCGACGAATCAAGGGTCAGCTCGCCCAGTACTGTCAGGTGGCCGGCTTAGGGGGCCAGGTCACCGACATCCACCTCGTCAGTGCCAAGACCGGGTACGGCATCGAGACGCTGATATCCAGCCTGCAGAGGTCCTGGAAGTACAAAGGTGACGTGTATCTGGTTGGGAGCGCCAACGCAGGAAAGTCGACCTTGTTCAACACGCTGCTGGAGTCCGACTACTGCAAGTCCAAGGCCTCCGAGGTCATCCACAAGGCCACCATATCGCCCTGGCCCG GGACGACTCTGAACCTGCTGAAGTTTCCCATCATCAACCCGACACCGTACAGAATGTTCAGGCGACAGAAACGACTGAACAAGGCGTCGCAACTGACGGAGGACGAGCTGTCGCATGTCGAGCAGACGAGAATGAGACGGTTCAGCAGGCAAGGCTACGTAGTGG GTCGTGTTGGCAGAACATTCCGTGCCGAGGTCGGATCCGGACCAGGTGAGATCCAGTTTGATCCTGACAGTTTGGCGTTTGGAGAAAATGAAGACGGAGAACGGACGACAG gTACCATCAGGACGCCCGAGGAGTTGAGCTATAACGAGCTGAAGGACGCTCACTGGTTGTACGACACGCCGGGGATCATGAAGGACGACGAC ATCCTCAGCCTGTTGACCGAACAAGAAGTGAGGTCAGTGGTTCCCACGTCGGCCATCGTCCCACGGACGTTTGTTCTGAAGCCTGGTATGAGTCTGTTTGTGGGGGGCGTGGCCAGGATCGACTTCCTGCAG ggTCAGAAGTCCTGCTGGTTTTCAGTCGTGGCATCCAGTCGTCTCCCGGTTCATGTCACCAGTCTGGACAAAGCAGACAGCCTTTACGCAAAACATGCAGGACATGTCCTGCTGGGG GTGCCCGCGGGCGGGGCGGAGCGGATGAAGGAGTTCCCCACGTTAGTGCCTCAGGAGTTCAGGTTGGAGGGTCGAGGTTACCTGGAGGCGGCTGCTGACGTCAAACTGTCATCTGCAG GTTGGGTCGCTGTGACGGCGGTGGAAGGTGATCAGGTGATACTGAGGGTTCTTAGTCCTCTGACGGCGGGTTTCAGTCTGAGGACGCCACCGATGCTTCCTCACATCGTCTCTCTGAAAGGAGAACGCATCCGAAAATCCGCCGCCTACAAATTGATGAAGCCTCCAGGGCTAATGGACGATGGCGTGTCGGCCAGAGGAGCCAAGAGGCAGCcggtgaagaggaagtga
- the noa1 gene encoding nitric oxide-associated protein 1 isoform X2, with product MSVSQLCQVCVRRPLWTCLTRRVSGPSGPGSVRGLIRQWSSRDRGRVRSCTVDPNLEEQFVFVDYTDLEDDPHQEKKLLDQLSFTAPPLPVPPQKYLRSLERQLQGLRGGAPQETNPNSLIQFQDIDFPLDENLVAAKTKRKKAAAAAAGKGEQKIFGSPDVDEPVSDTCCSGCGAVLHCTAVQAPGYLPSEKYKALLQEGGLRSAICQRCHLLTYHHKALHLEVSKDQYRAVVQQIRPLQVLVLLIVDLLDLPDSIIPDLPELVGTNKHVVVLGNKIDLLPRDSPGYLRRIKGQLAQYCQVAGLGGQVTDIHLVSAKTGYGIETLISSLQRSWKYKGDVYLVGSANAGKSTLFNTLLESDYCKSKASEVIHKATISPWPGTTLNLLKFPIINPTPYRMFRRQKRLNKASQLTEDELSHVEQTRMRRFSRQGYVVGRVGRTFRAEVGSGPGEIQFDPDSLAFGENEDGERTTGTIRTPEELSYNELKDAHWLYDTPGIMKDDDILSLLTEQEVRSVVPTSAIVPRTFVLKPGMSLFVGGVARIDFLQGQKSCWFSVVASSRLPVHVTSLDKADSLYAKHAGHVLLGVRHMISQLLSLNVCARAERMEFKHSGARGRGGADEGVPHVSASGVQVGGSRLPGGGC from the exons ATGAGCGTATCTCAgctgtgtcaggtgtgtgtccGCCGGCCGCTGTGGACGTGTTTGACCCGCCGGGTCTCCGGACCCTCCGGACCCGGGTCAGTCCGAGGTCTGATCCggcagtggagcagcagagacCGTGGAAGAGTCCGGAGCTGCACCGTGGACCCGAACCTGGAGGAGCAGTTCGTGTTTGTGGACTACACAG ATCTAGAGGACGACCCACATCAGGAGAAGAAGCTGCTCGACCAACTGAGCTTCACAGCCCCCCCCCTTCCTGTCCCCCCTCAGAAATACCTGAGGTCTCTGGAACGTCAGCTGCAGGGGTTGAGGGGCGGGGCCCCGCAGGAGACGAACCCTAACTCTCTGATCCAGTTCCAGGACATTGACTTCCCACTGGATGAAAACCTGGTGGCTGCAAAGACCAAGAGGAAgaaggcggcggcggcggcggcaggtAAAGGTGAGCAAAAGATCTTCGGGTCTCCGGATGTGGATGAGCCGGTCAGTGACACCTGCTGCTCAGGCTGCGGAGCCGTGCTGCACTGCACCGCCGTCCAGGCCCCCGGGTACTTGCCCAGTGAGAAGTACAAggccctgctgcaggaggggGGTCTGCGTAGCGCCATCTGTCAGCGTTGCCACCTGCTCACCTACCACCACAAGGCGCTGCACCTGGAAGTGTCCAAAGACCAGTACCGGGCGGTGGTGCAGCAGATCCGACCCCTTCAGGTCCTGGTGCTGCTCATTGTTGACCTGCTCGACCTCCCCGACTCCATCATCCCCGACCTGCCTGAGCTGGTTGGTACCAACAAACATGTGGTTGTCCTCGGCAACAAGATCGACCTGCTACCCAGGGACTCGCCCGGCTACCTGCGACGAATCAAGGGTCAGCTCGCCCAGTACTGTCAGGTGGCCGGCTTAGGGGGCCAGGTCACCGACATCCACCTCGTCAGTGCCAAGACCGGGTACGGCATCGAGACGCTGATATCCAGCCTGCAGAGGTCCTGGAAGTACAAAGGTGACGTGTATCTGGTTGGGAGCGCCAACGCAGGAAAGTCGACCTTGTTCAACACGCTGCTGGAGTCCGACTACTGCAAGTCCAAGGCCTCCGAGGTCATCCACAAGGCCACCATATCGCCCTGGCCCG GGACGACTCTGAACCTGCTGAAGTTTCCCATCATCAACCCGACACCGTACAGAATGTTCAGGCGACAGAAACGACTGAACAAGGCGTCGCAACTGACGGAGGACGAGCTGTCGCATGTCGAGCAGACGAGAATGAGACGGTTCAGCAGGCAAGGCTACGTAGTGG GTCGTGTTGGCAGAACATTCCGTGCCGAGGTCGGATCCGGACCAGGTGAGATCCAGTTTGATCCTGACAGTTTGGCGTTTGGAGAAAATGAAGACGGAGAACGGACGACAG gTACCATCAGGACGCCCGAGGAGTTGAGCTATAACGAGCTGAAGGACGCTCACTGGTTGTACGACACGCCGGGGATCATGAAGGACGACGAC ATCCTCAGCCTGTTGACCGAACAAGAAGTGAGGTCAGTGGTTCCCACGTCGGCCATCGTCCCACGGACGTTTGTTCTGAAGCCTGGTATGAGTCTGTTTGTGGGGGGCGTGGCCAGGATCGACTTCCTGCAG ggTCAGAAGTCCTGCTGGTTTTCAGTCGTGGCATCCAGTCGTCTCCCGGTTCATGTCACCAGTCTGGACAAAGCAGACAGCCTTTACGCAAAACATGCAGGACATGTCCTGCTGGGGGTGCGTCACATGATCAGTCAGCTGTTGAGTTTAaacgtgtgtgcgcgtgcggAGCGGATGGAGTTTAAACactcag GTGCCCGCGGGCGGGGCGGAGCGGATGAAGGAGTTCCCCACGTTAGTGCCTCAGGAGTTCAGGTTGGAGGGTCGAGGTTACCTGGAGGCGGCTGCTGA